A region of Streptomyces cinnamoneus DNA encodes the following proteins:
- a CDS encoding type I polyketide synthase, with product MERTVIGVTPFGEPGARLAAAVSRAGGLGVLDLGAGGRAARDALEQLSEWAPGTFGVRVPAGCALRPEELPAPDATGPHTVLLAPGAPWRPGRAGPRTVLAEVCSLSEARAAVRAGAAGIVARGSECGGPAGRLSTYVLLQQLLADARVTVPVWACGGIGAHTAAAAVLGGAAGVVLDVQLALLDEACAPPALAELLRTLDGSETVVVDGRRILDPRRPGLPPLLREQPLPLGQDAFLARRFAERHRTAAAAVRAVRESVDRAVRAAHAPRALRPGSPMSRSLGTALPVAQGPMTRVSDQAGFAAAVAGAGGLPFIALALAGPADTRAVLAETRAALGERPWGVGILGFVPEDVRTAQLAAVRDARPSHVIIAGGRPSQAAELEADGIPAFLHVPSPGLLAQFLAAGARRFVFEGAECGGHIGPRNSFPLWEAQLAVLDDFLDARDGRAAPDPVEVLFAGGVHDERSAAMVAALAAGAGGRGVLTGLLMGTAYLFTEEAVECGAIRPVYQRQVLAAEDTTVLHNGPGHAIRCVPSPFGDTYRALKAELVERGVPESRAREELERLSLGRLRIAGKGIERVGEELVHVDERRQLDEGMFMAGEVAVLRGATTTVAALHHQVGEAAAAFYERRAAVLAEAAGAPSTTDGHARAPEPLDIAVIGMACMFPQAPDLAAFWANVLAGTDAVTEVPADRWDPALYHGEAAAAHDVTTSKWGGFLPRIPFDPLRYGIPPASLAAIEPVQLLSLEAARRALADAGYDRRDFPRDRTCVVFGAEAGSDTANATTLRAVLPSYLGRLPEELAAQLPVLTEDSFPGMLANVISGRIANRLDLGGANYTVDAACASSLAALDAACKELATGAADLALCGGADLHNGINDYLLFSSVHALSPTGRCRPFDAGADGIALGEGVACVVLKRLADAERDGDRVYAVVKSVGSAGDGRSLGLTAPRPEGQRAALERAYRQARTSPADVGLVEAHGTGTVVGDRTELATLTEVFEEAGAAPGGCVVGSVKSQIGHTKCAAGLAGLIKTALALRTGVRPPTLHVRRPNPAWRAEDSPFVFHDRALPWPGPAGRRVAGVSAFGFGGTNFHAVLGAHAGAAPPRHGHHDWPAELLVLRSPDDARELLRLTGLNDRAGRPWRLRDLALTAARRSGTQPPRAAVVADSLDALPGLLRAVLDAEPAPGVLLAGAPPADPARTPAGKVAFLFPGQGSQRPGMLADLFTAFPETQRRLRGAPAGDLFPPAAFDPGAAEAARARLADTRRAQPALGAVCLAVQDVLRTAGVRPDMAAGHSYGELVALCAAGALSPGSLMTLSIERGEAIVAAAGDDPGAMAAVAAAPDKADALLAEAGLAGRVVVANHNAPAQSVVSGPTADVERAVAVLRDTGVTARRLPVSCAFHSPVVAGAVDRFGRALATHEVRAPEIPVWSNVTAARYPLGSPDIRRTLAAQIASPVRFAEQIEAMYEAGARVFVEAGPGTVLTGLVRQVLDDRPHVAVPFEPRADAGLRGHLEALARLAVSGVPVAAARLLAGRGAVVADPEAVPARPGWTVDGHLVRTADGEPLPGALRPARRLAPAASPGPAVDTPVPVDESALVSEFLRTSREMVAAQKDVLLTYLGARAGGRATPDTPATAPLPPSTPPPAPPGTATPPKPAPEPPHAPSAAPDVLATVLAVISERTGYPVEIVEPDLDLEADLSVDSIKRTEIVGELGRRLGAATGRGLDVRAMPDAELEDLLRCRTAAAIADWLTTRLDTGPPPDTGRQDSEPAAPANAPPGRYLLRRVPLAPAPAEGSLHGQVFAVPGQDTPVARALVDRLRALGAVATRGDADPEAHPGPLDGAIHLDALAPGAEPVLPAAFPLFKALLGKKPRRLLCARPTGDPAHAAGLGGFFRTVAREHPGTLARVVALDPASPAEALADALVGELLATDPDPVVLRTPDGARYGTEPCEAPLARPAAAVPEDADPLLAEAAAAGLGPGSVVLLAGGARGIAAHLTTALAAAGCHLELLGRTVLPADPEDPALAAASDEAALRAALAARGGLRPALIGQETRRILARREVAATLAEAEALGSRPHYRAVDLRDAAAVREAVEDVHARHGRIDAVVHAAGVIEDRLLADKTPESFERVHGTKTEGARALLAALRALPEVPGLLVLFGSVAAVTGNRGQADYAAANDALATLGRQWRETTGGRALTVHWGPWAPTAAHTGMVTPELGREYARRGVGLIDPREGVLALLREIAGGDAATDEVVHTASGW from the coding sequence GTGGAGCGCACCGTTATCGGCGTCACCCCCTTCGGAGAGCCCGGCGCACGACTCGCCGCCGCCGTGAGCAGGGCGGGCGGGCTCGGCGTCCTCGACCTCGGCGCGGGCGGGCGCGCCGCACGGGACGCCCTTGAACAGCTGAGCGAGTGGGCCCCCGGCACCTTCGGCGTCCGCGTGCCCGCGGGCTGCGCCCTGCGCCCGGAGGAGTTGCCCGCCCCGGACGCCACCGGCCCGCACACCGTGCTCCTCGCCCCCGGCGCACCGTGGCGACCCGGCCGGGCCGGCCCCCGCACGGTCCTCGCCGAGGTGTGCTCCCTGAGCGAGGCCCGCGCGGCCGTACGGGCCGGGGCCGCCGGGATCGTCGCACGCGGCAGCGAGTGCGGCGGCCCCGCCGGCCGGCTCTCCACCTACGTCCTGCTCCAGCAACTGCTGGCCGACGCCCGGGTGACCGTGCCCGTGTGGGCCTGCGGGGGCATCGGAGCGCACACGGCCGCGGCCGCGGTGCTCGGGGGCGCGGCCGGAGTCGTCCTCGACGTCCAGCTCGCCCTGCTCGACGAGGCGTGCGCCCCGCCCGCCCTCGCGGAGCTCCTGCGCACCCTGGACGGCAGCGAGACCGTCGTCGTGGACGGGCGGCGGATCCTCGATCCCCGGCGGCCCGGCCTGCCGCCCCTCCTGCGCGAGCAGCCGCTGCCGCTGGGCCAGGACGCCTTCCTGGCCCGGAGGTTCGCCGAACGCCACCGCACCGCGGCCGCCGCGGTGCGGGCGGTCCGCGAGAGCGTCGACCGGGCCGTCCGGGCCGCTCACGCCCCCCGGGCCCTGAGACCCGGCTCCCCGATGAGCCGCTCCCTGGGCACCGCGCTGCCCGTCGCGCAGGGGCCGATGACCCGGGTCAGCGACCAGGCGGGGTTCGCCGCGGCCGTCGCCGGCGCCGGTGGGCTGCCGTTCATCGCCCTCGCCCTCGCCGGCCCCGCCGACACCCGGGCCGTGCTCGCCGAGACCCGCGCCGCCCTGGGGGAGCGGCCCTGGGGCGTGGGCATCCTGGGTTTCGTGCCCGAGGACGTCCGCACCGCCCAGCTCGCGGCCGTCCGCGACGCGCGCCCCAGCCACGTGATCATCGCCGGGGGCCGGCCGTCCCAGGCCGCCGAGCTGGAGGCCGACGGCATCCCCGCCTTCCTGCACGTGCCCTCACCCGGCCTGCTCGCGCAGTTCCTCGCGGCGGGCGCCCGCCGCTTCGTCTTCGAAGGAGCCGAGTGCGGCGGCCACATCGGGCCCCGCAACAGCTTCCCCCTCTGGGAGGCCCAACTGGCCGTGCTCGACGACTTCCTGGACGCCCGGGACGGCCGCGCCGCCCCGGACCCGGTCGAGGTCCTCTTCGCCGGGGGCGTCCACGACGAGCGCTCCGCCGCCATGGTCGCCGCCCTCGCGGCCGGCGCCGGCGGCCGCGGCGTCCTCACCGGCCTCCTCATGGGCACGGCCTACCTCTTCACGGAGGAGGCCGTGGAGTGCGGCGCCATCCGGCCGGTGTACCAGCGGCAGGTCCTCGCCGCCGAGGACACCACCGTCCTGCACAACGGCCCCGGGCACGCGATCCGTTGCGTACCCAGCCCCTTCGGCGACACCTACCGGGCGCTCAAGGCCGAGCTCGTCGAGCGGGGCGTACCGGAGAGCCGGGCGCGTGAGGAGCTGGAACGCCTCAGCCTGGGCCGGCTGCGGATAGCCGGCAAGGGCATCGAGCGGGTGGGGGAGGAACTGGTCCACGTCGACGAGCGACGGCAGCTCGACGAGGGCATGTTCATGGCCGGCGAAGTGGCCGTGCTGCGCGGCGCGACCACCACCGTCGCCGCCCTGCACCACCAGGTCGGCGAGGCGGCCGCCGCCTTCTACGAGCGTCGCGCCGCCGTACTGGCCGAGGCCGCGGGAGCGCCGTCCACCACGGACGGCCACGCCCGGGCACCCGAGCCGCTCGACATCGCTGTCATCGGCATGGCCTGCATGTTCCCCCAGGCCCCCGATCTGGCCGCCTTCTGGGCCAACGTGCTCGCCGGGACCGACGCCGTCACCGAGGTCCCCGCCGACCGCTGGGACCCGGCCCTCTACCACGGCGAGGCGGCCGCCGCCCACGACGTCACCACCTCGAAGTGGGGCGGTTTCCTGCCCCGCATCCCCTTCGACCCGCTGCGCTACGGCATCCCGCCGGCGTCCCTCGCCGCCATCGAGCCGGTCCAGTTGCTGTCGCTGGAGGCGGCACGCAGAGCCCTCGCCGACGCGGGCTACGACCGCCGGGACTTCCCCCGTGACCGCACGTGCGTGGTCTTCGGCGCCGAGGCCGGCAGCGACACGGCGAACGCGACGACCCTGCGGGCCGTCCTGCCCTCCTACCTGGGCCGGCTCCCCGAGGAGCTCGCCGCCCAACTGCCCGTCCTCACCGAGGACTCGTTCCCCGGCATGCTCGCCAACGTCATCTCGGGCCGCATCGCCAACCGCCTCGACCTCGGCGGTGCCAACTACACCGTCGACGCGGCCTGCGCCTCCTCCCTGGCGGCGCTCGACGCGGCCTGCAAGGAACTGGCCACCGGAGCCGCCGACCTCGCCCTGTGCGGGGGAGCCGACCTGCACAACGGCATCAACGACTACCTCCTCTTCTCCTCCGTGCACGCCCTCTCGCCCACCGGCCGCTGCCGCCCCTTCGACGCCGGCGCCGACGGCATCGCGCTCGGCGAGGGCGTCGCCTGCGTCGTCCTCAAACGCCTCGCCGACGCCGAGCGGGACGGCGACCGCGTCTACGCCGTCGTCAAGAGCGTCGGCAGCGCCGGCGACGGACGCTCCCTCGGGCTCACCGCGCCCCGGCCCGAGGGCCAGCGCGCCGCCCTGGAGCGGGCCTACCGCCAGGCCCGGACGTCACCCGCCGACGTCGGGCTCGTCGAGGCCCACGGCACGGGCACCGTCGTCGGCGACCGGACCGAACTCGCCACGCTCACCGAGGTGTTCGAGGAGGCGGGCGCCGCGCCGGGCGGCTGCGTCGTGGGCTCGGTCAAGTCCCAGATCGGGCACACCAAATGCGCGGCCGGCCTGGCCGGACTGATCAAGACCGCGCTCGCCCTCCGCACCGGCGTCCGCCCGCCGACCCTCCACGTCCGGCGGCCCAACCCCGCGTGGCGGGCCGAGGACAGCCCCTTCGTCTTCCACGACCGGGCGCTGCCGTGGCCCGGGCCCGCCGGACGGCGCGTCGCCGGCGTGAGCGCGTTCGGCTTCGGCGGCACCAACTTCCACGCCGTCCTCGGCGCCCACGCCGGCGCCGCACCGCCCCGGCACGGCCACCACGACTGGCCCGCCGAGCTCCTCGTCCTGCGGTCCCCCGACGACGCCCGGGAGCTGCTGCGGCTGACCGGGCTCAACGACCGCGCCGGCCGCCCCTGGCGCCTGCGCGACCTCGCCCTGACCGCCGCCCGGCGCAGCGGGACGCAGCCGCCCCGCGCCGCCGTGGTCGCCGACTCCCTGGACGCCCTGCCCGGCCTGCTGCGCGCGGTCCTCGACGCCGAGCCGGCCCCCGGCGTCCTCCTCGCCGGCGCCCCGCCGGCGGACCCGGCGCGGACACCGGCGGGGAAGGTCGCGTTCCTCTTCCCCGGGCAGGGCAGCCAGCGCCCCGGCATGCTCGCCGACCTCTTCACCGCCTTCCCCGAGACCCAGCGCCGGCTGCGCGGGGCCCCGGCCGGCGACCTCTTCCCGCCCGCCGCCTTCGACCCCGGGGCCGCCGAGGCCGCGCGGGCCCGGCTGGCCGACACACGCCGCGCCCAGCCCGCCCTCGGTGCGGTCTGCCTGGCCGTCCAGGACGTCCTGCGGACGGCCGGAGTGCGGCCCGACATGGCCGCCGGGCACTCCTACGGCGAACTGGTCGCCCTCTGTGCCGCGGGCGCCCTGTCGCCCGGCTCGCTGATGACCCTGAGCATCGAGCGCGGCGAGGCCATCGTCGCGGCGGCGGGGGACGATCCGGGCGCGATGGCCGCCGTCGCGGCCGCCCCGGACAAGGCCGACGCCCTGCTCGCGGAGGCCGGGCTCGCCGGCCGCGTGGTGGTGGCCAACCACAACGCGCCCGCCCAGAGCGTCGTCTCCGGCCCCACCGCCGACGTCGAACGGGCGGTCGCGGTGCTGCGGGACACGGGGGTGACGGCCCGGCGCCTCCCCGTCTCCTGCGCCTTCCACAGCCCCGTCGTCGCCGGCGCCGTCGACCGGTTCGGACGGGCGCTGGCGACCCACGAGGTGCGCGCCCCCGAGATCCCGGTGTGGTCCAACGTGACCGCCGCCCGCTACCCCCTCGGCTCCCCGGACATCCGGCGCACCCTCGCCGCGCAGATCGCCTCGCCCGTGCGCTTCGCCGAGCAGATCGAGGCGATGTACGAGGCCGGCGCCCGGGTCTTCGTCGAAGCGGGCCCCGGCACCGTGCTCACCGGGCTGGTCCGGCAGGTCCTCGACGACCGGCCGCACGTCGCCGTCCCCTTCGAACCGCGGGCCGACGCCGGACTGCGCGGCCACCTGGAGGCGCTGGCCCGGCTCGCCGTCAGCGGCGTCCCGGTCGCCGCGGCGCGGCTGCTCGCCGGGCGCGGCGCGGTCGTCGCCGACCCGGAGGCGGTGCCCGCCCGTCCGGGCTGGACGGTCGACGGCCACCTCGTGCGCACCGCGGACGGCGAGCCGCTGCCCGGCGCGCTGCGGCCGGCGCGGCGGCTGGCCCCGGCCGCCTCGCCCGGGCCGGCCGTCGACACGCCGGTGCCCGTCGACGAGTCCGCTCTGGTCAGCGAATTCCTGCGCACGAGCCGCGAGATGGTCGCGGCCCAGAAGGACGTGCTGCTGACGTACCTCGGGGCGCGCGCCGGCGGCCGTGCCACGCCGGACACGCCGGCGACCGCACCCCTGCCGCCGTCCACGCCGCCGCCTGCGCCGCCCGGCACCGCAACTCCTCCAAAACCGGCCCCCGAGCCGCCTCACGCCCCCTCCGCCGCCCCCGACGTCCTCGCCACGGTCCTCGCCGTGATCAGCGAACGCACCGGCTATCCCGTCGAGATCGTCGAACCGGACCTGGACCTGGAAGCCGACCTGAGCGTCGACTCCATCAAACGCACCGAGATCGTGGGCGAACTGGGCCGCCGGCTGGGCGCGGCGACCGGCCGCGGCCTGGACGTGCGCGCGATGCCGGACGCCGAACTGGAGGACCTGCTGCGGTGCCGCACCGCCGCGGCGATCGCCGACTGGCTCACCACGCGCCTGGACACCGGCCCGCCCCCCGACACCGGCCGGCAGGACAGCGAGCCGGCGGCACCCGCGAACGCGCCGCCGGGACGGTATCTGCTGCGGCGCGTACCCCTCGCCCCCGCACCCGCCGAAGGATCCCTGCACGGCCAGGTGTTCGCCGTGCCCGGCCAGGACACCCCCGTGGCCCGGGCGCTCGTCGACCGGCTCCGGGCCCTCGGAGCCGTCGCCACCCGCGGCGACGCGGACCCCGAAGCGCACCCCGGCCCCCTCGACGGCGCCATCCACCTCGACGCCCTCGCCCCCGGCGCGGAACCCGTACTCCCCGCCGCCTTCCCCCTGTTCAAGGCCCTGCTCGGCAAGAAGCCACGCCGGCTGTTGTGCGCCCGGCCCACCGGTGACCCCGCCCACGCGGCGGGACTGGGCGGATTCTTCCGCACCGTCGCCCGCGAACACCCCGGCACCCTCGCCCGGGTCGTCGCCCTGGACCCCGCGAGCCCCGCCGAGGCCCTCGCCGACGCCCTCGTCGGCGAACTCCTGGCCACCGACCCGGACCCCGTCGTCCTCCGCACGCCCGACGGCGCCCGGTACGGCACCGAGCCGTGCGAGGCCCCGCTCGCGCGGCCCGCCGCAGCCGTCCCCGAGGACGCGGACCCGCTCCTGGCGGAGGCGGCGGCCGCCGGGCTCGGGCCCGGCTCCGTCGTGCTGCTCGCGGGCGGCGCCCGCGGCATCGCGGCCCACCTGACGACCGCGCTCGCCGCCGCCGGCTGCCACCTCGAACTCCTCGGCCGCACCGTCCTGCCGGCCGACCCCGAGGACCCCGCGCTCGCCGCCGCCTCCGACGAGGCCGCGCTGCGCGCCGCCCTCGCCGCCCGCGGCGGCCTGCGGCCCGCCCTGATCGGGCAGGAGACCCGCCGGATCCTCGCGCGCCGCGAAGTGGCCGCCACCCTCGCCGAGGCCGAGGCCCTCGGCTCCCGGCCGCACTACCGCGCGGTGGACCTGAGGGACGCGGCGGCCGTGCGCGAGGCGGTGGAGGACGTCCACGCCCGCCACGGCCGGATCGACGCCGTCGTCCACGCGGCCGGGGTCATCGAGGACCGGCTGCTGGCCGACAAGACCCCGGAGTCCTTCGAGCGGGTCCACGGCACGAAGACCGAGGGCGCCCGCGCCCTGCTCGCCGCCCTGCGCGCCCTCCCCGAAGTGCCGGGCCTCCTCGTCCTGTTCGGCTCCGTGGCCGCCGTCACCGGCAACCGGGGCCAGGCCGACTACGCCGCCGCCAACGACGCCCTCGCCACCCTCGGCCGGCAGTGGCGCGAGACCACCGGGGGCCGCGCGCTGACCGTCCACTGGGGGCCGTGGGCACCGACCGCCGCCCACACCGGCATGGTCACCCCGGAACTCGGACGGGAGTACGCGCGGCGCGGCGTCGGCCTGATCGACCCGCGTGAGGGCGTCCTTGCGCTGTTGCGCGAGATCGCCGGGGGCGACGCGGCCACCGACGAGGTCGTCCACACCGCCTCCGGCTGGTGA
- a CDS encoding rodlin, with protein sequence MFKKVLTTVALTATAVGAAAVPTAALERDGRHVANGNDSVTAHGNTVTGGHRSPQMTAVQGSLDKLCVGVGKLGLQSLLLLINIGVQDIPVLTSQQQQQCTDNSTIVDGDDPLSHLLDEIPVVSGNGSGNRDGDH encoded by the coding sequence GTGTTCAAGAAGGTGCTCACGACGGTTGCCCTCACGGCCACGGCGGTCGGCGCCGCCGCCGTTCCCACCGCGGCCCTTGAGCGGGACGGACGGCACGTCGCCAACGGCAACGACTCGGTGACCGCGCACGGGAACACCGTGACCGGCGGCCACCGCAGCCCGCAGATGACCGCCGTCCAGGGGTCCTTGGACAAGCTGTGCGTCGGCGTCGGGAAGCTCGGCCTCCAGTCGTTGCTCCTGCTGATCAACATCGGCGTGCAGGACATTCCCGTCCTCACCTCGCAGCAACAGCAGCAGTGCACGGACAACTCCACGATCGTCGACGGCGACGACCCGCTCTCGCACCTCCTCGACGAGATCCCGGTGGTCAGCGGCAACGGCTCCGGGAACCGCGACGGGGACCACTGA
- a CDS encoding HelD family protein translates to MSNAELRHEQDFIDLLHERLAELRAATEAALKDALAPAGNTLQARLERDVLVAERSGLLAAFNAGENGLCFGRLVHRDGRDHHIGRIGMRRDDAERTPLVVDWRAEVARPFYLATGHTPMGLRRRRHITTRGREVTGLHDEILDLTDEERTGHEGTDADAVLLAALDAARTGRMHDIVQTIQAEQDRIIRAPHRGVLVVEGGPGTGKTVVALHRAAYLLYAHREQLARRAVLIVGPNPAFLGYIGEVLPSLGETGVLLATPGELFPGVTATGADTPEAARVKGAASMADALAHHVRDRQTLPGPGTVIPHQDGELRLDADLVAEARRRARETRLPHNLARPYFAFHVIDALTAQLADRLGADPYGGPNFLGPDDIAQLGKGVAASADVHAAIDGLWPVLTPQQLVADFLADPVHLPEADADAIRREGGEWTPADVALLDEAAELLGEDDSAARAAADAERQERIAYAQGVLDLSYGSRTQEFEDRDDEDSEVLAAHDLVDAERLAERHEEADHRSAAERAAADRTWAFGHVIVDEAQELSAMTWRLLMRRCPTRSLTLVGDPAQTAEPGGCGSWRTILAPYVGERWEHIRLGVNYRTPSEIMDVAARVIRSVDPSFAPPRSIRSTGVRPWARHTGDLPGAVADAVRAARRDHVEGRLAVIAPRDRHPAVAAALPTASHGASPDLTEPVVLLDPRQAKGLEFDTVIVAEPAEFGVSDLYVALTRATQRLGVVHTGALPPALEALAAAE, encoded by the coding sequence TTGTCAAACGCGGAATTGCGTCACGAGCAGGATTTCATCGATCTGCTTCACGAGCGTCTGGCCGAGCTGCGTGCGGCGACCGAGGCGGCGCTCAAGGACGCCCTCGCGCCGGCCGGGAACACCCTCCAGGCACGGCTGGAGCGCGACGTGCTGGTGGCCGAGCGGTCCGGGCTGCTGGCAGCCTTCAACGCGGGGGAGAACGGGCTCTGCTTCGGCAGGCTGGTCCACCGCGACGGCCGCGACCACCACATCGGTCGCATAGGCATGCGCCGGGACGACGCGGAGCGCACCCCGCTGGTCGTCGACTGGCGCGCCGAGGTGGCGCGCCCGTTCTACCTGGCCACCGGGCACACCCCCATGGGCCTCCGCCGCAGGCGCCACATCACCACCCGGGGACGCGAGGTCACCGGCCTGCACGACGAGATCCTCGACCTCACCGACGAGGAGCGCACCGGGCACGAGGGCACCGACGCCGACGCCGTCCTCCTCGCCGCCCTGGACGCGGCGCGCACCGGCCGCATGCACGACATCGTGCAGACCATCCAGGCCGAACAGGACCGGATCATCCGCGCCCCGCACCGCGGGGTCCTGGTCGTCGAGGGCGGTCCCGGCACGGGGAAGACCGTGGTCGCCCTGCACCGCGCCGCCTACCTGCTCTACGCCCACCGCGAGCAGCTGGCCCGCCGCGCCGTGCTGATCGTCGGCCCGAACCCGGCGTTCCTCGGCTACATCGGCGAGGTGCTGCCCTCACTCGGCGAGACCGGCGTCCTGCTCGCCACGCCGGGCGAGCTGTTCCCCGGCGTGACCGCCACCGGCGCCGACACCCCCGAGGCGGCCCGCGTCAAGGGCGCCGCCTCGATGGCCGACGCCCTCGCGCACCACGTGCGCGACCGACAGACCCTGCCCGGCCCCGGCACCGTGATCCCCCACCAGGACGGCGAGCTGCGGCTGGACGCGGACCTCGTGGCCGAGGCCCGCCGCCGGGCACGGGAGACCCGGCTGCCGCACAACCTCGCCCGTCCGTACTTCGCCTTCCACGTCATCGACGCCCTCACCGCCCAGCTGGCCGACCGACTCGGAGCGGACCCCTACGGCGGGCCGAACTTCCTCGGCCCGGACGACATCGCCCAGCTCGGCAAGGGCGTCGCGGCCAGCGCCGACGTCCACGCCGCCATCGACGGGCTGTGGCCCGTGCTCACGCCGCAGCAGCTGGTCGCGGACTTCCTCGCCGACCCCGTCCACCTCCCGGAAGCCGACGCGGACGCGATCCGCCGCGAGGGCGGCGAGTGGACCCCCGCCGACGTCGCGCTGCTCGACGAGGCCGCCGAACTCCTCGGCGAGGACGACTCGGCGGCCCGCGCGGCGGCCGATGCCGAGCGGCAGGAGCGGATCGCCTACGCGCAGGGCGTGCTCGACCTGTCCTACGGCTCCCGCACCCAGGAGTTCGAGGACCGCGACGACGAGGATTCGGAGGTGCTGGCCGCCCACGACCTGGTCGACGCCGAACGGCTCGCGGAGCGGCACGAGGAGGCCGACCACCGCAGCGCCGCCGAACGCGCCGCGGCCGACCGCACGTGGGCCTTCGGCCACGTCATCGTGGACGAGGCCCAGGAGCTGTCGGCCATGACCTGGCGGCTGCTCATGCGGCGTTGCCCGACCCGTTCCCTGACGCTGGTCGGGGACCCGGCGCAGACCGCGGAGCCCGGCGGCTGCGGTTCCTGGCGGACGATCCTCGCGCCGTACGTCGGCGAGCGGTGGGAGCACATCAGGCTCGGCGTCAACTACCGCACCCCGTCCGAGATCATGGACGTGGCCGCGCGGGTGATCCGCTCCGTGGACCCCTCCTTCGCGCCGCCCCGCTCCATCCGTTCCACGGGCGTACGGCCGTGGGCGCGGCACACCGGCGACCTGCCGGGCGCCGTCGCCGACGCCGTGCGCGCCGCCCGGCGGGACCACGTCGAGGGCCGGCTCGCGGTGATCGCCCCGCGTGACCGTCATCCGGCGGTGGCCGCGGCCCTGCCCACCGCCTCCCACGGCGCCTCGCCGGACCTGACGGAGCCCGTCGTGCTGCTGGACCCCCGGCAGGCCAAGGGCCTGGAGTTCGACACGGTGATCGTGGCGGAACCGGCGGAGTTCGGCGTGAGCGACCTGTACGTCGCGCTCACCCGGGCCACCCAGCGGCTGGGCGTCGTGCACACCGGCGCGCTTCCGCCGGCCCTGGAGGCGCTGGCGGCGGCGGAGTGA
- a CDS encoding DUF5133 domain-containing protein, with product MLLAHPAVLHDLVERYTALERAVTSGSADPVTRQRLADTAYTLCVSTGTRDIDAALIAARHRLPGARVEDDSVLSPRTPVRAGARTDGPAPVPVN from the coding sequence ATGCTGCTGGCTCACCCCGCCGTTCTCCACGACCTCGTCGAGCGCTACACGGCACTCGAGCGTGCGGTGACCTCGGGGAGCGCGGACCCGGTGACCAGGCAGAGGCTGGCCGACACGGCCTACACCCTGTGCGTGTCGACCGGGACCCGCGACATCGACGCCGCCCTGATCGCCGCACGCCACCGGCTGCCGGGTGCCCGCGTCGAGGACGACAGCGTGCTGAGCCCGCGGACCCCGGTCCGCGCGGGCGCACGTACGGACGGGCCAGCCCCCGTACCGGTGAACTGA
- a CDS encoding DUF4232 domain-containing protein, translating into MRTTARKAAGAGAAMALAAATLVTGAGAASAAPAEAAATCGTSGLRASLADKSPGGQSGMSHEGTVLTLTNTSDHTCALRGYPGLGLEDARHGPLETHTSWGSTYFIPDPGKQTLRLRPGESAEAGLAWAHADAPTMVQARYLEITPPASRDHLTVPFDKTVTNGDLSVTAFARTVDVP; encoded by the coding sequence ATGCGGACCACGGCTCGGAAGGCCGCAGGCGCCGGCGCGGCGATGGCGCTGGCCGCCGCCACCCTCGTCACGGGAGCCGGGGCGGCCTCGGCCGCGCCGGCCGAGGCCGCCGCCACCTGCGGCACGTCCGGCCTGCGCGCCTCACTGGCCGACAAGAGCCCCGGGGGCCAGTCGGGGATGTCCCACGAGGGCACCGTCCTGACCCTCACCAACACCTCGGACCACACGTGCGCCCTGCGCGGCTACCCGGGCCTGGGCCTGGAGGACGCCCGCCACGGGCCGCTGGAGACCCACACCTCCTGGGGCAGCACCTACTTCATACCCGACCCCGGGAAGCAGACCCTCCGCCTGCGGCCGGGCGAGTCCGCCGAGGCCGGCCTGGCCTGGGCCCACGCCGACGCGCCGACGATGGTCCAGGCCCGCTACCTGGAGATCACCCCGCCCGCGTCCCGTGACCACCTGACCGTCCCGTTCGACAAGACGGTCACCAACGGCGACCTGTCCGTCACGGCCTTCGCCCGCACGGTGGACGTGCCGTAG